A window of the Salvia hispanica cultivar TCC Black 2014 unplaced genomic scaffold, UniMelb_Shisp_WGS_1.0 HiC_scaffold_314, whole genome shotgun sequence genome harbors these coding sequences:
- the LOC125198884 gene encoding cytochrome P450 71A1-like — protein sequence MIIFYFLAQKYKHATKLHPPGPRGLPFIGILHQFDVRSPHTYLRRLSNKYGPVMSLKLGLRPVVVISSADAVKEIMKSHDAIFSSRPLLVSLQRLTYNGLDVAFSPDNQVWREMRKISTIHLFGAKQVQSSQPIFKDEVRKMMAKIARDASSSTVVNLSETMLSLSSNSICRVAFGKTYGDEGYGKNRFFDLLREMQSLLGGFFVEDYLPWFRWVDRLLGMNKKL from the coding sequence ATGATCATCTTCTACTTCCTagcacaaaaatataaacatgccACCAAACTCCATCCACCGGGGCCACGGGGGCTGCCGTTCATCGGAATTCTGCACCAGTTCGACGTCCGATCTCCGCACACGTACCTCCGCCGCCTCTCCAACAAGTACGGCCCCGTCATGTCCCTCAAGCTCGGACTACGGCCAGTCGTTGTGATTTCCTCAGCAGATGCCGTGAAAGAGATCATGAAATCACACGACGCCATTTTCTCCAGCCGCCCGCTTCTTGTTTCCCTGCAGAGGCTCACGTACAACGGCCTAGATGTTGCGTTTTCGCCCGACAACCAAGTGTGGAGGGAGATGAGAAAGATCTCCACGATCCATCTCTTTGGCGCGAAGCAAGTTCAATCATCTCAGCCTATTTTCAAAGATGAAGTGCGGAAGATGATGGCGAAGATTGCTAGAGACGCATCTTCTTCCACTGTCGTTAACTTGAGCGAGACGATGCTGTCGCTTTCTAGTAACTCTATATGTAGAGTTGCGTTTGGGAAGACCTATGGAGATGAAGGCTATGGAAAGAACCGTTTCTTTGATCTTCTTCGCGAAATGCAATCGCTTCTTGGAGGTTTTTTTGTGGAGGATTACTTGCCTTGGTTTCGATGGGTTGATAGATTGCTTGGAATGAACAAAAAGCTTG